Proteins encoded by one window of Bacteroidales bacterium:
- the lepB gene encoding signal peptidase I, with product MGRIEPTQEGVNPYWYQYEAFQNLYSFESYEAYYSQSAFQSFVYGLICFATGLSGDPALDYFKWLVSVFTAFMFTLFVMWVQCRWGWVTALFVLITICFSQWVTAFGRNLFWVLGAFYLPFVCALWYLQKYKSAGKHPLRVTFWLMFVTMLLKCLLTGFEYITTAMIMAVTPWVFYAVADRWGWRQFLRQAVVASCGTLTAVMSAIALLTLQLSVVMGSLGEGFRYIVWSFGKRSYGGGGAFDPVFIESQNSSQWDVLAAYWNGFALDISHWFGSPLWKMLSSISFGYCIVLFAGVSLVVFLSKTIRQNSAFFRQQLALTAMLWVSLLAPLSWFIIFKGHSYLHTHMNHIVWHMPFMLLGATLTGSTLWFLMKNSFQVSKARQVDKTSSVERVPAKKIVLWCLIGLATVVLLRLLVFEPVRVSGKSMEHTLTIGDWVVVNKLRYGARFPRSIADIPIVNVLTWNEDIREADRNRSWPYRRVPGYADIRRNDIVVFIRPGEGQLVKRVVGLPGEQLEIRAGKIRINSGQKDDVPGVVPGIRNDTLLQPEGWTWNDYGPVLIPEAQDGHREYFVMGDNRDNSIDSRHFGLISEEQIIGRLSFILFLSGQKTNIKRYIFQTIR from the coding sequence TTGGGAAGAATTGAACCTACACAAGAAGGGGTAAATCCATATTGGTATCAATACGAAGCATTCCAAAATTTATATAGCTTTGAATCTTATGAGGCGTATTATTCTCAATCAGCATTTCAATCTTTTGTATATGGATTGATATGTTTTGCAACGGGGCTAAGTGGCGATCCTGCATTGGACTATTTTAAATGGTTGGTTAGTGTCTTCACCGCATTCATGTTTACGTTGTTTGTTATGTGGGTACAATGCCGGTGGGGTTGGGTAACTGCTCTTTTTGTGTTGATCACCATTTGCTTTTCGCAATGGGTTACGGCTTTCGGGAGGAATCTTTTTTGGGTATTAGGTGCTTTTTATTTGCCATTTGTGTGCGCACTATGGTATTTGCAAAAATATAAATCAGCGGGCAAACATCCTCTGCGGGTAACCTTTTGGCTGATGTTTGTCACTATGCTGCTCAAATGCCTGCTTACAGGCTTTGAATATATAACTACAGCAATGATCATGGCTGTTACTCCATGGGTATTTTATGCCGTTGCAGACAGATGGGGCTGGCGGCAATTTCTCAGGCAGGCAGTTGTCGCTTCGTGCGGCACACTGACGGCAGTAATGTCAGCAATAGCATTGCTGACATTGCAGTTGTCGGTTGTGATGGGATCGTTGGGCGAAGGCTTCCGATACATAGTTTGGAGTTTTGGTAAACGCTCGTACGGCGGAGGTGGAGCATTTGATCCTGTATTCATTGAAAGTCAGAACAGTAGTCAGTGGGATGTTTTGGCTGCCTACTGGAATGGATTTGCCCTCGATATATCCCACTGGTTTGGGTCTCCTCTTTGGAAAATGTTAAGTTCTATCAGTTTTGGATACTGTATCGTGTTGTTTGCAGGGGTCAGTTTGGTCGTTTTTTTGTCCAAAACCATCCGGCAAAACTCTGCATTCTTTAGGCAGCAACTGGCTCTTACTGCCATGCTTTGGGTATCGTTGCTGGCGCCCTTGTCATGGTTTATTATTTTCAAGGGACATTCGTACCTGCACACCCACATGAACCACATCGTGTGGCATATGCCGTTCATGCTGCTGGGTGCAACGCTTACGGGCAGTACGTTGTGGTTTTTGATGAAGAATAGTTTCCAGGTCTCAAAGGCCCGGCAAGTCGACAAAACTTCAAGTGTCGAACGTGTCCCGGCCAAAAAGATCGTTCTTTGGTGCCTGATAGGATTGGCTACTGTTGTTCTGTTACGTCTGCTTGTGTTCGAGCCGGTACGTGTTTCCGGTAAGAGTATGGAACACACTCTTACCATAGGAGACTGGGTTGTTGTAAACAAGCTTCGCTACGGTGCACGTTTTCCGCGCAGCATTGCCGATATTCCCATTGTGAATGTCCTCACATGGAATGAGGACATCCGCGAGGCCGACAGGAACCGTAGTTGGCCTTACCGTCGCGTGCCAGGTTATGCCGACATCAGGCGTAATGATATAGTGGTATTCATTCGACCCGGCGAGGGGCAATTGGTAAAGCGTGTGGTTGGCCTTCCGGGAGAGCAACTGGAAATACGTGCAGGAAAAATCCGTATCAACTCCGGGCAAAAAGACGATGTGCCAGGAGTTGTGCCGGGGATAAGGAACGACACACTGTTGCAGCCGGAAGGCTGGACATGGAATGATTATGGTCCTGTATTGATTCCCGAAGCACAGGATGGCCACCGCGAATACTTCGTGATGGGCGATAATCGGGATAATTCGATAGACAGCCGGCATTTCGGACTTATCTCTGAGGAACAGATCATCGGCAGACTATCGTTTATTCTTTTTCTGTCGGGACAGAAAACGAACATCAAAAGGTATATTTTCCAAACTATCCGGTGA